In one Sphingomonas sp. S1-29 genomic region, the following are encoded:
- a CDS encoding alpha-N-arabinofuranosidase, with the protein MQFWKSATVALVATVGVSPVFAQTEPAPIEATVTVDTGASGPRIEPAVYGQFAEHLGRGIYEGIWVGPNSPIPNRDGYRTDVLDALKRIKVPVVRWPGGCFADEYDWRDGIGARSKRPSRVNTHWGGVLEDNAFGTHEFMNYSELLGADTYIAGNMGSMPPIEMARWIEYMTADGDSTLAQERRKNGRDKPWRVNYFGVGNESWGCGGNMKPEYSAHLHRRYQTFVKVPAGTPPIVKVATGANVADYNFTEVLMREARDTMNAISLHHYSFTESWEKKGPATGFAEPAWASVLTNARYMDELITRHSQIMDKYDPAKKVALYVDEWGTWYDQEAGSTPGFLYQQNTLRDAHVAAVTLNIFHRHTERVKLAAIAQMVNVLQAMILTDGKRMVLTPTYHVFDMYQPFQGATPLAASVGTPDYVNGTHRMPAIDASVARGADGRLYMALVNVDPNRPARIMTNLTGTATGRMLTGPAIDTHNSFDAPDTIAPIAYQAKVVGGRLAFDLPAKAIAVVALAQ; encoded by the coding sequence CGGATCGAACCTGCGGTGTATGGGCAGTTCGCCGAGCATCTGGGCCGTGGCATCTACGAGGGCATCTGGGTCGGGCCGAACTCCCCTATTCCCAATCGCGACGGCTACCGCACCGATGTGCTAGACGCGCTCAAGCGTATCAAGGTTCCGGTAGTGCGCTGGCCGGGCGGTTGCTTTGCCGACGAATATGATTGGCGCGACGGAATCGGAGCACGATCGAAGCGTCCAAGCCGCGTCAACACGCATTGGGGTGGCGTGCTCGAGGACAATGCCTTTGGTACTCATGAGTTCATGAACTATTCCGAGCTGCTCGGCGCCGACACCTATATCGCGGGCAATATGGGGTCGATGCCGCCGATCGAGATGGCGCGCTGGATCGAATATATGACCGCCGACGGCGATTCGACGCTGGCGCAGGAGCGGCGCAAGAATGGCCGCGACAAGCCTTGGCGGGTGAATTATTTCGGGGTCGGCAACGAAAGCTGGGGCTGCGGCGGGAACATGAAACCCGAATATTCAGCTCATCTGCACCGCCGATACCAGACCTTCGTAAAGGTACCCGCAGGCACCCCGCCGATCGTCAAGGTGGCGACCGGCGCGAACGTCGCCGACTATAATTTCACCGAAGTGCTGATGCGCGAAGCGCGCGATACGATGAACGCGATCAGCTTGCACCACTACAGCTTCACCGAAAGCTGGGAGAAGAAAGGACCCGCAACGGGCTTCGCCGAACCCGCTTGGGCATCGGTGCTGACCAATGCCCGCTATATGGACGAATTGATCACGCGCCACAGCCAGATCATGGACAAATATGACCCGGCCAAGAAGGTGGCGCTGTATGTCGACGAATGGGGTACTTGGTACGACCAGGAAGCGGGCTCGACTCCGGGCTTCCTGTACCAGCAGAATACCTTGCGCGACGCTCACGTTGCGGCGGTCACCCTCAACATTTTTCACCGCCATACCGAGCGCGTGAAGCTTGCCGCGATCGCGCAGATGGTGAACGTTCTGCAGGCGATGATTTTGACTGATGGCAAGCGGATGGTGCTGACCCCCACCTATCACGTGTTCGATATGTATCAGCCGTTCCAGGGCGCAACGCCGCTCGCCGCAAGCGTCGGGACCCCCGATTACGTTAACGGCACCCATCGGATGCCGGCGATCGATGCTTCAGTGGCGCGCGGCGCCGATGGGCGGCTCTACATGGCGCTGGTCAACGTAGACCCCAATCGGCCCGCACGCATCATGACCAACCTGACCGGAACAGCGACTGGGCGGATGCTGACGGGCCCCGCGATCGATACGCACAACAGCTTTGATGCTCCAGACACCATCGCTCCGATTGCTTATCAAGCAAAGGTGGTGGGCGGACGGTTGGCGTTCGACTTGCCGGCAAAGGCGATCGCCGTAGTCGCACTGGCGCAATGA
- a CDS encoding IclR family transcriptional regulator domain-containing protein, with the protein MPRFTEHTVTTRKALEARLDRTRSDCYGTALDELDYGLVSVAVPVFDARRRIVVDQLFDLDNADLATGSGPNAAPAAAERRQRNRDGAAALAGVDPLATFGMLSRG; encoded by the coding sequence CTGCCGCGCTTCACCGAACATACCGTCACGACGCGCAAGGCGCTCGAGGCACGGTTGGATCGGACGCGCAGCGACTGCTATGGCACCGCGCTCGACGAGCTCGATTATGGCCTCGTCTCGGTCGCGGTTCCGGTCTTCGATGCCCGGCGCCGTATCGTTGTCGATCAACTGTTCGACCTCGACAACGCGGATCTTGCAACAGGATCTGGTCCAAACGCGGCTCCCGCTGCTGCGGAGCGCCGCCAGCGAAATAGGGACGGCGCCGCAGCGCTGGCCGGCGTTGATCCACTCGCTACTTTCGGGATGCTGAGCCGCGGCTGA
- a CDS encoding gluconate 2-dehydrogenase subunit 3 family protein, giving the protein MLIDRRTALAGVVGMFGATLFAPLARALANQPVPVINTGTATPVFTPAQRALVTALSERVLPTTDTPGAITAGVPDYIEHMLGDWAIDDDRALILGGLAAIDARSMADYRKPAAQATPAQQDALLTLAMNGGLSGPADFFEAFRQLVITGYYTSEVGIKQERHYLPVPGEYDGAYPYAKVKKIFSS; this is encoded by the coding sequence ATGCTGATCGATCGCAGAACGGCGCTTGCCGGCGTGGTCGGCATGTTCGGCGCGACCTTGTTCGCGCCCCTCGCGCGCGCCTTGGCCAACCAGCCCGTACCGGTGATCAACACCGGCACCGCAACGCCGGTCTTCACGCCGGCGCAGCGCGCGCTGGTCACCGCGCTCAGCGAGCGCGTGTTGCCGACCACCGATACCCCCGGCGCGATCACCGCGGGGGTGCCCGACTATATCGAGCATATGCTCGGCGACTGGGCGATCGATGACGACCGTGCGCTGATCCTCGGCGGCCTCGCCGCGATCGATGCACGCAGCATGGCCGATTATCGCAAGCCCGCCGCCCAGGCCACGCCGGCGCAGCAGGATGCGTTGCTGACGCTGGCGATGAACGGCGGCCTGTCGGGCCCGGCGGACTTCTTCGAAGCGTTCCGCCAGCTCGTCATTACCGGCTATTATACGTCGGAGGTCGGCATCAAGCAGGAGCGGCATTATCTGCCCGTCCCCGGCGAATATGACGGCGCCTACCCGTATGCGAAGGTCAAAAAGATCTTCTCGTCCTAG
- a CDS encoding GMC oxidoreductase: MAATDRFDAIVIGSGVSGGWAAKELTEKGLRVLLVDRGRMVEHGEDYPYEGKSAFEIPARDRMPAAIAKSEYFALNGWVSPSTRPFFINDRLNPYDYDAPNKFNWVRPSVVGGKSLTWGRWSFRWGPNDFEANKLEGIGTDWPIRYDDVAPWYSYVEKYIGVSGGRENLPYLPDSEFMPPVPMNIAEKWLKGRLEGEFPGRKLINTRLSNITEDKPDQGRAKCQNRAQCHRGCSFGAYFSTQAVTLPAARATGRLTVRADAWATNIEYDPARKRVTGVRLADANTGKIEIVDARMVFLCASAMSSLHVLLNSRAGDSERSYFHSNGALGSAVMDHIFRVNVSGEIPGMTDYVEYGRRPGGVYVPRFRNLEQEDLPFKRGYGYQGGAGRQASPPEGFGADMKHGMREYGPWRFNMGAFGECLPYDDNRVMLNFGKTDRFGTPLLRFDVTFRDNEIKMMDDAQEQGMIMLRQAGLKNVNSYRGKHVPGEAIHEMGGARMGRDPGTSVLNEWNQAHDAPNLFVTDGAMMASVSCVNPSLTFMAMTARAADHAVKQMKAGVI; encoded by the coding sequence ATGGCAGCAACAGATCGCTTCGACGCAATCGTCATCGGCTCAGGCGTGAGCGGCGGCTGGGCCGCAAAGGAACTCACCGAGAAAGGGCTTCGCGTCCTGCTCGTCGATCGCGGCCGGATGGTCGAACATGGCGAGGATTATCCGTACGAGGGCAAATCGGCCTTCGAGATCCCGGCGCGCGACCGGATGCCCGCGGCGATCGCCAAGAGCGAATATTTCGCGCTCAACGGCTGGGTCTCGCCGAGCACGCGGCCCTTCTTCATCAACGACCGCCTCAACCCCTATGATTACGACGCGCCCAACAAGTTCAACTGGGTCCGTCCGTCGGTGGTCGGCGGCAAGTCGCTGACCTGGGGCCGCTGGAGCTTCCGCTGGGGCCCGAATGATTTCGAGGCCAACAAGCTTGAGGGCATCGGTACCGATTGGCCGATCCGCTATGACGACGTCGCGCCCTGGTACAGCTATGTCGAGAAATATATCGGCGTGTCGGGCGGGCGCGAGAACCTCCCCTATCTGCCCGACAGCGAATTCATGCCGCCGGTACCGATGAACATCGCCGAGAAATGGCTCAAAGGTCGGCTCGAGGGCGAATTCCCCGGGCGCAAGCTGATCAACACCCGGCTGAGCAACATCACCGAGGACAAGCCCGACCAGGGCCGCGCAAAGTGCCAGAACCGCGCGCAATGCCATCGCGGCTGCAGCTTCGGTGCCTATTTCTCGACCCAGGCGGTCACGCTCCCCGCCGCGCGGGCGACCGGGCGGCTGACGGTGCGCGCCGACGCCTGGGCGACCAACATCGAATATGACCCGGCGCGCAAGCGCGTGACCGGCGTCCGGCTGGCCGACGCCAATACCGGCAAGATCGAGATCGTTGACGCGCGGATGGTGTTCCTGTGCGCCTCGGCGATGAGCTCGCTCCACGTGCTGCTCAACTCGCGTGCCGGCGACAGCGAGCGGAGCTATTTCCACTCGAACGGCGCGCTCGGCAGCGCGGTGATGGACCATATCTTCCGCGTGAACGTCTCGGGCGAAATCCCCGGAATGACCGATTATGTCGAATATGGCCGGCGCCCCGGCGGCGTCTATGTCCCGCGCTTCCGCAACCTCGAGCAGGAGGACCTGCCCTTCAAGCGCGGCTATGGCTATCAGGGCGGCGCGGGACGCCAGGCCTCGCCTCCCGAGGGCTTCGGGGCGGATATGAAGCACGGCATGCGCGAATATGGCCCATGGCGCTTCAACATGGGCGCGTTCGGCGAATGCCTGCCTTATGACGACAATCGCGTCATGCTGAACTTCGGCAAGACCGATCGCTTCGGCACCCCGTTGCTGCGCTTCGACGTCACCTTCCGCGACAACGAGATCAAGATGATGGACGACGCGCAGGAGCAGGGCATGATCATGCTGCGCCAGGCGGGGCTGAAGAACGTCAACAGCTACCGCGGCAAGCATGTGCCCGGCGAAGCCATCCACGAAATGGGCGGCGCGCGGATGGGCCGCGATCCCGGCACGTCGGTGCTCAACGAATGGAACCAGGCGCACGACGCGCCCAATTTGTTCGTGACCGACGGCGCGATGATGGCGTCGGTATCGTGCGTCAACCCGTCGCTCACCTTCATGGCGATGACCGCGCGGGCGGCCGATCATGCGGTCAAGCAGATGAAGGCCGGCGTGATCTGA